The proteins below are encoded in one region of Nitrospira sp.:
- the hinT gene encoding histidine triad nucleotide-binding protein: MNDCLFCRIVTGDIPAKVVYQDDETIAFDDINPQAPTHVLVIPRGHVASVEACGEDHGQMLGSILFACAKVARLKGLPERGYRIVTNTGPDAGQSVFHLHFHVLGGRQLGWPPG, from the coding sequence ATGAACGACTGCTTGTTTTGCCGAATCGTGACCGGAGACATCCCCGCGAAGGTCGTCTACCAAGACGATGAAACCATTGCTTTCGACGACATTAATCCTCAGGCCCCTACCCATGTGCTCGTGATTCCCCGGGGTCACGTTGCGTCCGTCGAGGCCTGTGGGGAAGATCACGGGCAAATGTTGGGGTCGATTCTCTTCGCCTGTGCGAAGGTCGCACGATTGAAGGGCCTGCCCGAGAGGGGGTACCGCATAGTGACGAACACCGGCCCCGATGCAGGTCAGTCCGTGTTTCATTTGCACTTTCATGTGCTTGGAGGCCGTCAATTGGGCTGGCCGCCGGGATAA
- the dnaG gene encoding DNA primase: MSRGLISETLLNQIKERLEIVDLVSGHVTLSRTGQNFKARCPFHDERTPSFTVSPAKQLFHCFGCGVSGDAVTFFMKVSGLTFPDAIRELGRRVGVEVPDTRDAEGSREGQERRRLEDVNEAAREHFTNVLKETVSGKPARDYLATRGIEPQTAERFHLGYAVTEWERLVRALSAKGFTPAEMTRAGLAAPRNSGAGHATTAGHYDQFRGRVMFPIRDLRRRVIGFGGRIIGEGEPKYLNSRDTPLFKKGHALYALDLAYESASRLDQLIIVEGYFDVIALHQAGIFNVVATLGTALTQEHIRVIRRYVNRVALLFDPDAAGVRAALRTLDLFVDTGLSVSVVSLPAGDDPDTFVRNRGPEAFRALQEEAPSLWDFALEQSLRQANMERLEDKIRCADAVLTIINKMSHPIERGERLRMVGERLHLKESHLKQRSEVLKTPGTGKNKVGVRPSVAASIKPENPVERELIHLLLQGHLTTADADRLRADAFAVPIHRVIVEVALRHRGTDGRIMLGPTLDELVHDPAAGALVTELSLLDRMDEDVRASVRGCFETLERRWREAELADVIRQLKQASQAGRTEEVHVLNARVNALRIEKAAGRT, encoded by the coding sequence TTGAGCCGTGGCCTCATCTCAGAAACCCTTCTAAATCAAATCAAGGAACGTCTCGAGATTGTGGATCTCGTGTCCGGTCACGTCACGCTCTCTCGAACCGGGCAAAACTTCAAAGCCCGCTGCCCATTCCACGATGAGCGAACGCCATCCTTTACCGTGAGTCCCGCCAAACAACTCTTTCACTGTTTTGGGTGCGGGGTCAGTGGCGATGCAGTCACATTCTTCATGAAAGTATCCGGGCTGACCTTCCCTGATGCGATCCGCGAATTGGGCCGGCGTGTCGGCGTCGAGGTGCCCGACACAAGGGACGCCGAAGGTAGCCGAGAGGGGCAGGAACGCCGGCGCCTCGAAGACGTGAATGAGGCGGCGAGGGAGCATTTCACTAATGTGCTGAAGGAGACGGTCTCTGGAAAGCCGGCTCGGGACTATCTGGCCACCCGAGGAATCGAACCACAGACGGCGGAACGTTTTCACCTTGGATATGCCGTGACGGAGTGGGAACGATTGGTGCGGGCTCTGAGTGCAAAGGGCTTTACCCCCGCGGAGATGACAAGGGCCGGGCTGGCTGCGCCCCGCAACTCCGGGGCTGGTCACGCTACGACGGCGGGCCACTACGATCAATTCCGTGGCCGGGTCATGTTTCCCATTCGCGACCTTCGCCGCCGGGTCATCGGATTTGGTGGCAGAATTATCGGTGAGGGTGAACCCAAGTACCTCAATTCCCGCGACACCCCGCTCTTTAAGAAAGGCCACGCCCTGTATGCACTGGATCTGGCGTACGAGTCGGCCAGCCGTCTCGATCAACTGATCATCGTCGAGGGCTACTTTGACGTGATTGCGTTGCACCAAGCCGGGATTTTTAACGTGGTCGCGACGTTGGGCACGGCGCTCACCCAGGAACATATCCGCGTCATCCGTCGTTATGTGAATCGGGTCGCACTCCTGTTTGACCCCGATGCGGCGGGGGTCCGCGCCGCATTACGCACGCTCGATCTGTTCGTCGATACCGGATTATCGGTGTCGGTGGTGAGTCTGCCCGCAGGCGACGATCCCGATACATTCGTGCGGAATCGCGGGCCTGAGGCTTTCCGCGCATTGCAGGAAGAAGCCCCGAGTTTGTGGGATTTTGCGCTCGAACAGAGTCTGCGCCAGGCGAATATGGAGCGGTTGGAAGATAAAATCCGTTGTGCGGACGCCGTTCTCACCATTATCAATAAGATGAGCCACCCCATCGAGCGCGGTGAGCGGTTACGGATGGTAGGCGAACGATTACACCTCAAGGAAAGCCACCTGAAGCAGCGATCCGAGGTCCTCAAAACTCCCGGCACCGGAAAAAACAAGGTTGGCGTCCGTCCCTCGGTGGCGGCGTCCATCAAGCCGGAAAACCCTGTGGAGCGGGAGCTTATCCATCTGCTGTTGCAGGGGCATTTAACCACGGCCGACGCGGATCGGTTGCGGGCAGATGCCTTCGCCGTGCCAATACATCGCGTGATCGTTGAAGTGGCACTGCGACATCGAGGGACCGATGGGCGGATCATGCTCGGTCCGACTCTGGATGAACTCGTCCATGATCCAGCGGCGGGCGCCCTTGTGACGGAGTTGTCTCTACTTGATCGCATGGATGAGGACGTCCGTGCATCGGTGCGAGGCTGCTTCGAGACTCTTGAGCGCAGGTGGCGTGAGGCGGAGTTGGCGGACGTCATTAGACAATTGAAGCAAGCCAGTCAGGCAGGGCGTACCGAAGAAGTGCACGTGCTCAATGCGCGCGTGAATGCGCTGCGAATCGAAAAGGCGGCCGGGCGAACATAA
- the rpoD gene encoding RNA polymerase sigma factor RpoD, translating to MAKQEFMVEVKKLITLGKEKGFLTYEDINNTLAAETVSTEQLNTLVSMFGEMDIDIVESAEAQRVAKPTDVKEGDEEEEGDGGEENDREIDLTPGALSRTDDPVRLYLKEMGSVALLSREGEIEIAKRIEEGKLEIASIVYGLPMTIEFILALREQLKADKIKVREIVPIAEEEAEEEEEGERDDTELRNRTLDALNEVRKVSTAYRMHHAKCRQMMSDPVKHKKAKKQLETVRGQMVERIEAVNLHTVLKDRMVQRVRDIAAQIRMAERELSHCQRRLGVGGEAGQELLKKACRTRPEFLAVRRKTGVSEQALTDIKKVFMAAKGRIRQIETEEALVPAEEIKDAVKHLDQSEEKVKRGKAELVEANLRLVVSIAKKYTNRGLQFLDLIQEGNIGLMKAVDKFEYRRGYKFSTYATWWIRQAITRAIADQARTIRIPVHMIETINKLIRTSRHLVQKLGREPLPEEIAERMDMPLDKVRKILKIAREPISLETPIGEEEDSHLGDFIEDKKAVSPLEAAIRYDLQRQINSALETLTPREEKVLRKRFGIGEATDHTLEEVGQDFEVTRERIRQIEAKALRKLRHPSRSKKLRSFVESL from the coding sequence ATGGCGAAACAAGAATTCATGGTCGAGGTCAAGAAACTCATCACCCTAGGGAAGGAAAAGGGATTTCTGACCTACGAGGACATTAACAATACACTGGCAGCCGAAACGGTCTCGACCGAGCAACTCAACACGCTGGTGAGCATGTTCGGCGAAATGGATATCGATATCGTGGAGTCGGCGGAGGCGCAACGCGTGGCGAAACCGACGGACGTCAAAGAGGGTGATGAAGAAGAGGAAGGCGACGGGGGGGAGGAGAACGACCGAGAAATCGACCTGACGCCCGGGGCTCTCAGTCGAACCGATGATCCGGTTCGACTCTACTTGAAAGAAATGGGCAGTGTCGCGCTCCTGAGCCGAGAAGGGGAAATCGAGATTGCCAAGCGCATCGAAGAGGGCAAGCTCGAAATTGCCTCGATCGTCTACGGGCTGCCGATGACAATCGAGTTTATCCTGGCGCTACGGGAACAGCTGAAGGCCGACAAGATCAAAGTCCGGGAGATTGTCCCGATTGCCGAGGAAGAGGCGGAAGAGGAAGAGGAGGGGGAACGGGACGACACAGAGCTACGGAACCGAACCTTGGATGCGCTGAACGAGGTGCGAAAAGTCTCGACGGCCTATCGCATGCACCATGCCAAGTGCCGTCAGATGATGAGCGATCCCGTCAAACACAAAAAAGCAAAGAAGCAACTCGAGACCGTGCGGGGGCAAATGGTCGAGCGGATCGAGGCCGTCAACCTCCACACCGTGCTCAAAGACCGTATGGTTCAGCGCGTGCGGGATATTGCCGCGCAAATTCGAATGGCCGAGCGGGAGCTGTCGCATTGCCAGCGTCGGCTCGGCGTGGGGGGGGAGGCCGGCCAGGAGTTGCTGAAGAAGGCCTGCCGGACACGACCAGAATTTCTGGCGGTACGGCGGAAGACGGGAGTGTCCGAGCAGGCGCTCACTGACATCAAGAAAGTCTTCATGGCCGCCAAGGGGCGCATCCGCCAGATCGAAACCGAAGAAGCGTTGGTGCCGGCCGAGGAGATCAAGGATGCGGTCAAGCACCTTGATCAGTCGGAAGAGAAGGTCAAACGGGGCAAAGCAGAGTTGGTGGAGGCCAATCTGCGTTTGGTCGTCAGTATCGCGAAAAAATATACCAATCGCGGGCTGCAATTTCTCGATCTGATCCAGGAAGGCAATATTGGTCTGATGAAAGCGGTGGACAAATTCGAATATCGCCGGGGGTACAAATTTAGTACCTATGCGACGTGGTGGATTCGGCAGGCGATTACCCGGGCCATTGCGGACCAGGCCCGCACCATCCGGATCCCGGTCCACATGATCGAGACCATCAACAAGCTGATCCGTACCTCTCGGCACCTTGTTCAGAAGTTGGGACGGGAACCGTTGCCGGAGGAAATTGCCGAGCGCATGGACATGCCGTTGGACAAGGTCCGGAAGATTCTCAAGATCGCCCGTGAACCCATCTCCCTCGAAACGCCGATCGGGGAGGAAGAAGACAGTCACCTGGGGGATTTCATCGAGGACAAGAAAGCGGTGTCTCCCCTTGAAGCGGCGATCCGTTATGACTTACAACGACAGATCAACAGTGCCTTGGAAACCTTGACGCCCAGAGAAGAAAAGGTCCTGCGCAAGCGGTTTGGAATTGGAGAAGCGACGGATCATACGCTGGAAGAAGTCGGACAAGATTTCGAGGTGACACGTGAGCGCATCCGGCAGATCGAGGCCAAGGCGCTCCGAAAACTTCGTCACCCCAGCCGCAGTAAGAAGCTACGCAGTTTCGTGGAAAGTCTGTAG
- the rnhC gene encoding ribonuclease HIII — translation MSHANTLHSFSSVPRIGIDESGKGDYFGPLVIAAAYVDERSESDLRLMRVRDSKKISDSRVIEIARDVRAVCPHYVVAIGPESYNRLYGKIGNLNRLLAWGHARALENLLERVACNLAIADQFGDERYVQHALMEKGRAVRLVQQPRAEADVAVATASILARADFLIRLDRLSREVGTALPKGASGAVELVARMVMKKQGEDGLRKVAKLHFKTTQAVLRGATSAQSDSPASSS, via the coding sequence GTGAGCCACGCGAACACCCTCCACAGTTTCTCCTCCGTCCCGCGAATCGGCATCGACGAATCGGGGAAGGGTGACTATTTCGGACCGCTGGTCATCGCCGCCGCCTACGTCGACGAGAGAAGCGAATCCGATCTCCGGCTCATGCGCGTCCGAGACAGCAAGAAAATCTCCGACAGCCGAGTCATCGAGATAGCCCGAGACGTGCGCGCCGTCTGCCCGCACTACGTCGTCGCGATCGGCCCAGAAAGCTACAACCGCCTCTACGGCAAGATCGGAAATCTGAATCGCCTGCTGGCATGGGGGCACGCTCGCGCGCTGGAAAATCTTCTGGAGCGCGTGGCTTGTAACCTGGCCATCGCCGACCAATTCGGCGATGAACGGTACGTACAACACGCCCTGATGGAGAAGGGACGCGCGGTTCGGTTGGTCCAGCAACCGCGGGCTGAAGCCGACGTGGCGGTCGCCACCGCCTCAATTCTGGCTCGAGCCGATTTCCTGATTCGATTGGATCGCCTGTCCCGGGAGGTAGGGACGGCTCTTCCCAAAGGCGCTTCCGGAGCGGTGGAACTCGTCGCCCGGATGGTGATGAAGAAGCAGGGAGAAGACGGGTTACGAAAGGTGGCTAAACTCCACTTCAAGACGACCCAAGCGGTGCTGCGAGGCGCAACGTCCGCTCAAAGCGATTCGCCGGCCTCATCGTCCTGA
- a CDS encoding peptidase M48, with protein MREKIPAWSMVRATALSGMLLIGIGVISACATNPYTGRSQLLMVSEGQEMQLGAQAYQQVLSDPNNKISSNPREVEPVKRVAARVIEAAKKSKYAELANEFEWDVTVIKEDQTLNAFALPGGKIAVYTGIFPAAKNEAGLAAIMGHEVVHALARHGGERMSQNVLTQGLLFVANVGMAIVGLDPIATQGAMTALGAGAQFGVLLPFSRKHESEADYIGLLLAADAGYDPREAVHVWERMTQFSSGSGPPEFLSTHPGHETRIQQLQEWMPEALKLYPSTGLGLGADLPPVARK; from the coding sequence ATGAGAGAGAAAATTCCGGCGTGGTCGATGGTGCGCGCCACTGCGTTGAGCGGTATGCTGCTGATCGGAATAGGCGTGATCAGCGCCTGCGCGACGAATCCCTACACGGGACGGTCGCAGTTGTTGATGGTGTCCGAGGGGCAGGAAATGCAACTCGGTGCGCAGGCCTATCAACAGGTGTTGAGCGATCCCAATAACAAAATTTCGAGCAATCCACGCGAAGTGGAGCCGGTCAAACGCGTTGCTGCCCGCGTCATTGAGGCGGCCAAGAAATCCAAATACGCCGAACTGGCCAATGAATTTGAATGGGACGTCACGGTCATCAAAGAGGATCAGACCCTCAACGCCTTCGCGTTGCCCGGCGGAAAGATCGCGGTCTATACCGGCATCTTTCCTGCCGCCAAGAACGAAGCCGGGCTGGCGGCTATCATGGGGCACGAAGTCGTGCACGCGTTGGCGCGGCACGGCGGCGAGCGGATGAGCCAGAATGTGCTCACCCAGGGGCTTCTGTTCGTGGCGAACGTGGGCATGGCGATCGTCGGGCTCGACCCGATCGCAACACAGGGGGCGATGACCGCCCTGGGGGCTGGCGCGCAGTTTGGAGTGCTCCTACCGTTCAGCCGGAAACATGAATCAGAGGCGGACTACATCGGGCTACTCTTAGCCGCGGATGCAGGATATGATCCCCGCGAGGCGGTTCACGTCTGGGAACGGATGACGCAGTTTTCGTCGGGGAGTGGACCTCCTGAATTTTTATCTACCCACCCTGGCCATGAAACCCGCATTCAACAATTGCAGGAATGGATGCCGGAAGCCTTGAAACTGTATCCTTCCACCGGACTAGGTCTTGGGGCAGACCTTCCACCTGTGGCTAGAAAATAG